From Paenibacillus sp. PK3_47, the proteins below share one genomic window:
- a CDS encoding HEAT repeat domain-containing protein — protein sequence MIFGKDLMNKETLLKELDAKGYSGRAHTIAVLGRDHKGSPEYSRLLYSLLAGGVYEAQLALIGAAATQDAQVILSALQHPKASIKNQAAGLAAKVAADEDIERELPKLSQDCRRKLLRTVSFINRQGLAERILPVVYASWGAEEAAILLTACSTETVRIWLQDIGYAVGNWGKLASRHLDAVADYFGSALESAPPRDKGRVWWRFSSAMEMLCHHKPELVLDCAVNHGPLEGLPPALKKHLGILVRLQPDAVYSLLIRSESRNDLLRFGVPDAILRRNKYFTMEQWIGMTKLLADSPVHVARILENIAPSRRAEIFESVYEESSREERVFPEVLLYQLPHALRDREAARMLNLRKIYEYRDKKLRVTAGLSIDKSRELLEQAAAVSNADDRAMAYVQLIKSTALSRRGMKETLLFAGRIKNDQDPVRAAVMRELSHSPASMYTDEDVPALTVLVDSVIEARDTSYATRNAAQDLAFVILRYHAANPGSEVFKFALDTIAKLAKQSGHLALPSLEGNLPSGVEEHLFEKLYTLAADAKRREDYSLVLSLAGFFGKKGDHIGKLQQLLREAVKAKSESTAIRAARLWVTPHQTRDERVKELLGLDKSFITIDKVFEHVHRKRQEWLNPFISGAAVKGKFLSGKTIYLVPAADGFHRWLPGQQESFRSLLDRVASDSKRNLYERITAIKTMGRIPELSPDLLLKYLGDAEIPVVEAALYALSLLEEPDKALPVLLDYLDGDRARVAMYSIPRCIRRVNPETLTAMLQELLHREKLKITVRKEAIRLQGAYKSNESVPLLLNEFSKPNAHKDVIIAVGHAARQLLDDERSWGILSAMAASPQSDIAQSILMQQSAALPEAYRSRYLDLIIAVSGHSDPAVGRLAISSMTRWINGNEETIASAAAEIIVNLEDSSRWNSAVNTLTETCRDGKVNETVIGVFRDLVSAEIADDWNAGTRRDLPHRQRLLRFAGQLTFLPKPTRVNLVSLYMGITGCLQADETLVKTVIDLYIAAIDWNDLEGARAYLDQVVQCTSSQPRLLEYAYQQIAHNLRDSEGYWSPDAILRIVERLGSQGGNQFQYLGLSLLEVAGSALLWNGDSTRLLKLYRTHANVEIRSAALDIWTAVE from the coding sequence CGGCCAAAGTGGCTGCGGATGAGGATATTGAACGTGAGCTTCCGAAGCTGTCACAGGATTGCCGCCGCAAATTGCTGCGTACAGTGTCTTTTATTAACCGTCAAGGGTTAGCGGAGCGAATATTGCCTGTGGTATATGCTTCATGGGGGGCGGAGGAAGCAGCCATTCTGCTTACTGCATGCTCTACAGAAACAGTCCGGATATGGCTTCAGGATATCGGCTATGCGGTAGGCAATTGGGGCAAATTAGCCAGCCGGCATCTGGATGCCGTTGCGGATTATTTCGGATCAGCGCTGGAAAGTGCGCCGCCCCGGGACAAGGGAAGGGTGTGGTGGAGGTTCTCTTCCGCTATGGAAATGCTGTGCCATCACAAGCCGGAGCTGGTTCTTGATTGTGCCGTAAACCATGGGCCTCTGGAAGGCCTGCCGCCTGCACTAAAAAAACATCTGGGCATCTTAGTCCGTCTTCAACCTGACGCAGTCTACAGCCTGCTGATCCGCAGCGAATCGCGGAACGATCTGCTGAGGTTTGGCGTACCGGATGCAATTTTGCGGAGAAATAAATATTTTACGATGGAACAATGGATTGGAATGACGAAGCTGCTTGCCGATTCCCCGGTACATGTAGCAAGAATCCTTGAGAATATAGCCCCTTCCAGACGTGCAGAGATCTTTGAGTCCGTATATGAGGAAAGTTCACGCGAAGAGCGTGTTTTTCCGGAGGTACTGCTGTACCAGCTGCCGCATGCCTTGCGTGACAGGGAGGCCGCACGGATGCTTAACCTCCGCAAAATTTATGAGTACAGGGATAAAAAGCTTAGAGTTACCGCCGGTCTTTCCATCGATAAGTCGAGGGAGCTGCTTGAACAGGCGGCAGCCGTTTCTAATGCAGATGACCGCGCCATGGCCTATGTGCAATTGATCAAGAGTACCGCGCTTTCCAGACGCGGAATGAAGGAGACGCTCCTATTCGCCGGCCGGATCAAAAACGATCAGGATCCTGTACGGGCTGCCGTCATGAGAGAGCTGTCCCACAGCCCGGCTTCCATGTATACAGATGAAGATGTGCCGGCGCTTACTGTGCTAGTTGACAGTGTAATTGAAGCGAGAGACACCTCCTATGCAACCCGGAATGCAGCGCAAGACCTGGCGTTTGTTATCCTTCGGTATCATGCGGCGAATCCCGGAAGTGAAGTCTTTAAGTTTGCGTTAGATACCATTGCCAAGCTGGCCAAGCAGTCAGGGCATCTTGCGCTGCCTTCGCTGGAGGGGAACCTTCCTTCCGGAGTTGAAGAGCATTTGTTCGAAAAGCTGTATACGCTGGCTGCGGACGCGAAGCGAAGAGAGGATTACAGCCTGGTGCTGAGTCTGGCGGGTTTTTTTGGCAAAAAAGGCGATCATATCGGGAAGCTCCAGCAGCTCCTGAGGGAAGCGGTCAAGGCCAAATCAGAATCTACCGCCATACGGGCGGCAAGATTATGGGTGACTCCGCATCAGACGCGGGATGAGAGAGTTAAGGAATTATTGGGTCTGGATAAATCTTTTATTACTATAGATAAGGTATTTGAGCATGTACACCGAAAGCGCCAGGAATGGCTGAATCCTTTCATTTCCGGGGCGGCTGTTAAAGGCAAATTTCTGTCGGGCAAGACGATTTACCTTGTGCCGGCTGCGGACGGATTTCACCGGTGGCTGCCGGGCCAGCAGGAGTCTTTCAGATCACTGCTGGACCGGGTAGCCTCGGATTCCAAGCGCAATTTGTATGAACGGATCACAGCGATCAAGACCATGGGAAGAATACCTGAACTGAGTCCGGACCTGCTGCTGAAGTATTTGGGAGATGCTGAAATTCCAGTAGTTGAGGCTGCACTTTATGCGCTGTCGTTATTAGAAGAGCCGGATAAAGCACTGCCTGTTCTGCTGGATTACCTGGACGGGGACAGAGCGCGTGTTGCGATGTATTCCATACCGAGATGCATACGCAGAGTCAATCCGGAGACATTGACGGCTATGCTGCAAGAGCTGCTGCACCGCGAGAAGCTGAAAATTACGGTCCGCAAAGAAGCCATCCGGCTGCAGGGAGCTTATAAAAGCAATGAGAGCGTTCCGCTGCTGCTGAATGAATTCAGCAAACCTAATGCGCATAAAGACGTCATTATTGCGGTTGGGCATGCAGCCAGGCAGCTTTTGGACGATGAGCGCAGCTGGGGAATTCTCAGCGCTATGGCTGCCTCGCCGCAAAGTGATATTGCGCAAAGTATTTTAATGCAGCAGTCTGCTGCGCTTCCGGAGGCATATAGATCCCGTTATCTGGACTTGATTATTGCCGTCTCCGGCCATTCCGATCCTGCTGTGGGCAGACTGGCTATAAGCAGTATGACCCGCTGGATCAACGGCAATGAAGAGACCATTGCTTCTGCCGCTGCGGAGATTATTGTGAATTTGGAAGACAGCTCCAGATGGAATAGCGCAGTAAATACACTGACCGAAACCTGCCGTGACGGCAAGGTCAACGAGACGGTTATTGGTGTATTTAGAGATTTGGTGAGTGCGGAAATAGCCGATGACTGGAATGCCGGGACCCGGAGAGACCTGCCGCACCGCCAGCGTCTGCTCAGATTTGCCGGCCAGCTCACCTTTTTGCCTAAGCCAACGCGTGTGAACCTTGTGTCTCTATATATGGGGATAACCGGCTGCCTGCAGGCGGATGAGACATTGGTGAAGACTGTAATAGATCTGTATATCGCAGCCATAGATTGGAACGATTTGGAGGGGGCCAGGGCTTACCTGGATCAAGTCGTCCAATGCACCTCCAGTCAGCCGCGGCTGCTAGAGTATGCTTATCAGCAGATTGCGCATAATCTCAGAGACAGTGAAGGGTATTGGAGTCCGGATGCAATTCTGAGAATTGTAGAACGACTAGGGTCTCAAGGCGGTAACCAATTCCAATACCTTGGGCTATCACTGCTTGAGGTGGCAGGAAGTGCTCTGTTATGGAACGGGGACAGCACCCGGCTTTTGAAGCTGTACAGAACTCATGCAAACGTTGAAATCCGGTCTGCTGCCTTAGATATTTGGACGGCGGTAGAGTAA
- a CDS encoding glycosyltransferase family 39 protein: MYFILASFLGLFIASSFFIRAKYNYYVYGDTPVLEQQQPVFFLIIIALVLSFSFILYRLCLKLNPYSRKIVIPVVLLLSFGMQIAIIFLFPRLPTDDSQTVLSLALDMLYEQDYSSFDTGGYLHMFPFNFSVVLYLKTLLMIFPDNYLVIKLFNILFTLVTTLMIYLLYKELDDKSQVNDYGVLVFAATYVPSLFMSNFIYNDVIATSLLTSALYFAVRFMKRKSIKDIVIAAVLLALGNYFRSIGVIVLIAVVLSLLFSLRNLGIRKALIALGITAVLFNVPGWTQNAVLQAKQIVDEPVNVSSAPVYMWLNMGINLETFGFWDNRESYSIYQNEAGYNKAGSTVLFKEEISRKLSEADAGELVSMYYKKLIWTWTEGTYQVERYGIGNDSSSGGRGRMIGGVMDRYSYTNAATDLFQGESTFRSGLLSMLHGLNILMYGCILIRLISGIRGRRVEETPLILIILGFIGFYLLWEIKARYIYPVYPLLIVLAYMGFKDAVDIVFKKRRGPGNADR, from the coding sequence TTGTATTTCATCTTAGCTTCTTTTCTGGGACTGTTCATCGCGTCTTCTTTCTTTATCAGGGCGAAATATAACTATTACGTATATGGCGATACGCCAGTGCTGGAACAGCAGCAGCCGGTTTTTTTTTTAATCATCATTGCCCTGGTGTTGTCCTTCAGCTTCATTCTGTACCGTCTCTGTCTCAAGCTTAATCCGTACAGCCGCAAAATCGTCATCCCCGTCGTGCTGCTGCTGTCCTTCGGGATGCAGATCGCCATTATATTTCTGTTCCCGCGCCTGCCGACGGATGACTCCCAGACGGTACTGTCGCTGGCGCTGGATATGCTGTATGAGCAGGATTATTCCTCTTTTGACACCGGCGGGTATCTGCATATGTTCCCGTTCAATTTCTCGGTTGTCCTGTACTTGAAGACATTATTAATGATCTTTCCGGACAACTATCTGGTGATCAAACTATTCAACATTCTGTTCACACTCGTAACTACATTAATGATTTACCTGCTGTATAAAGAGCTGGATGACAAGTCCCAAGTGAATGATTACGGGGTGCTGGTGTTTGCGGCAACATATGTCCCGTCGCTGTTCATGAGCAATTTTATATACAATGATGTGATTGCCACGTCTTTGTTGACGAGTGCCTTGTATTTTGCCGTAAGATTTATGAAAAGAAAGTCTATCAAGGATATCGTAATCGCAGCGGTTCTGCTGGCACTCGGTAACTACTTCCGCAGTATCGGGGTGATTGTCCTGATTGCTGTGGTGCTAAGTCTGCTGTTCAGCCTCCGCAATCTGGGGATCCGGAAAGCGCTGATAGCTTTGGGGATTACAGCGGTACTGTTCAATGTTCCAGGCTGGACGCAAAATGCGGTGCTGCAGGCTAAACAGATCGTGGACGAGCCGGTGAATGTAAGCTCTGCTCCTGTCTACATGTGGCTGAACATGGGTATTAACCTGGAGACGTTCGGGTTCTGGGACAACAGGGAGAGCTACAGCATCTATCAGAATGAGGCGGGGTATAACAAGGCGGGCAGCACCGTGCTGTTCAAGGAGGAAATTAGCCGCAAGCTTTCTGAGGCCGATGCCGGCGAACTGGTCAGTATGTATTACAAAAAGCTGATCTGGACCTGGACAGAAGGCACGTATCAGGTTGAACGTTATGGAATCGGTAATGACAGCTCCTCTGGCGGGAGAGGAAGAATGATAGGTGGGGTGATGGACCGCTACAGCTATACCAACGCCGCTACGGATTTGTTCCAAGGGGAATCCACCTTCAGAAGCGGACTGCTCTCTATGCTGCATGGCCTGAATATTCTGATGTATGGATGTATACTCATCCGCCTGATAAGCGGAATTAGAGGAAGAAGGGTTGAGGAGACGCCGTTAATCCTGATCATTCTGGGGTTTATCGGGTTCTATCTGCTGTGGGAAATCAAGGCAAGGTATATCTATCCGGTGTATCCGCTGCTGATCGTGTTAGCGTACATGGGCTTCAAGGATGCAGTTGATATTGTATTTAAAAAGAGGAGGGGACCCGGAAATGCGGATCGATAG
- the rarD gene encoding EamA family transporter RarD, producing MNNGLVNAIIAYIMWGVLPLYWKLFNDVPAGEILSHRVVWSFVFMGILVTVQRRWGDIKRIAANRSQLLSLTASGLLIAVNWLIFIWAVNNGHVVETSLGYYLNPLLNVLLAVVFLQEKPNRGQWLAIAIAGAAVLIIAIDYGRFPWIAISLAVSFGLYGLAKKKTKQDASAGLLSETAVVLPIALGYWIYLGAAGESTAWALSPSMFVGLLLSGVVTALPLLFFARAAARMSLSALGFVQYIGPTIMLLLSIFVFKETVSPVLLAGFGLIWTALVVYAVSSVRGAKLAKVS from the coding sequence ATGAACAACGGTTTGGTCAACGCTATTATCGCGTATATCATGTGGGGGGTTCTCCCGCTGTATTGGAAGCTGTTCAATGATGTGCCGGCAGGCGAGATTCTGTCACACCGGGTGGTCTGGTCGTTCGTCTTCATGGGTATTCTTGTCACCGTTCAGCGCCGCTGGGGTGATATTAAACGGATTGCGGCCAATCGCTCACAGCTGCTGTCGCTGACGGCCAGCGGTCTGCTGATCGCCGTGAATTGGCTCATTTTTATCTGGGCGGTCAATAACGGGCATGTCGTCGAGACAAGCCTTGGTTATTACCTGAATCCACTGCTGAATGTGCTGCTGGCGGTTGTCTTCCTTCAGGAGAAGCCCAACCGCGGGCAATGGCTTGCGATTGCCATCGCCGGCGCAGCGGTGCTCATCATCGCGATCGACTACGGGCGTTTCCCGTGGATCGCGATCTCGCTGGCCGTATCGTTTGGCTTGTACGGCCTTGCCAAGAAGAAGACCAAGCAGGATGCCTCGGCAGGCCTGCTGTCGGAGACAGCTGTAGTTCTGCCGATCGCTCTTGGCTACTGGATCTATCTTGGGGCTGCGGGAGAGTCGACAGCTTGGGCGCTGTCTCCATCTATGTTTGTCGGGCTGCTTCTTTCCGGCGTCGTAACGGCCCTGCCGCTGCTGTTTTTTGCGCGGGCTGCAGCCCGGATGTCGCTATCCGCACTCGGATTCGTGCAGTATATCGGACCGACAATTATGCTGCTGCTGAGCATATTTGTGTTCAAGGAAACCGTCTCACCGGTCCTGCTCGCCGGCTTCGGGCTGATCTGGACAGCGCTTGTTGTATACGCTGTGTCATCGGTGCGCGGTGCGAAGCTGGCGAAGGTGAGTTAA
- a CDS encoding acyltransferase: MMPNKFQLIQALKAIVAVLILVGHLGAVAAEKLNYTFLPSGIVRTGGVDFFFVLSGFLIYFLYFKNINKGKVSLFLKKRAVRIYPILWIFTLISLPVYFFVASFGGGHETQPGVIIKSLLLYPQSKPVLGATWSLSHVILFYGLFALFLHNPRLTRRIALGWSILITYLWIWPPSLTLPYEIQFLFSPFNLEFLLGCVVAHFALKLKLKYEVFMIAAGVSLFPLAWINNINGYVPVNTTIMYSVASALIILGALSLDSKRTVTIHKWVDKLGDSSYAIIITNLPMIIFITKIFDVLNLHGTIGYVPAILLTGVLTAIGGMLVHMFIEQPVTKYLSSKFIVKKQKVTVVPAKQTA, encoded by the coding sequence ATGATGCCAAACAAGTTTCAACTGATTCAGGCCTTGAAGGCCATTGTTGCCGTGCTGATTTTGGTTGGCCATTTGGGCGCTGTAGCTGCTGAAAAGCTGAATTATACCTTTTTACCAAGCGGGATCGTGAGGACCGGAGGCGTTGATTTCTTTTTCGTGTTAAGCGGGTTTCTGATCTACTTTCTTTACTTTAAGAACATTAACAAAGGTAAGGTAAGCCTGTTCCTGAAAAAGAGGGCGGTAAGAATCTACCCGATCCTGTGGATTTTCACCTTGATCAGTCTGCCTGTCTATTTCTTTGTCGCCTCCTTTGGAGGAGGACATGAAACACAGCCGGGTGTCATTATCAAATCCCTGTTACTGTACCCGCAAAGCAAACCTGTGTTAGGCGCAACCTGGTCGCTGAGCCATGTTATTTTATTCTATGGCCTGTTTGCCCTGTTCCTGCACAATCCGCGTTTGACCCGGCGCATCGCCCTGGGATGGTCTATACTTATTACATATTTGTGGATCTGGCCGCCAAGCCTCACATTGCCCTACGAAATCCAGTTCCTGTTCAGCCCGTTTAACCTGGAGTTCCTGTTAGGGTGTGTAGTCGCCCATTTTGCGCTAAAGCTTAAGCTGAAATACGAAGTCTTCATGATTGCCGCCGGCGTCAGCTTGTTCCCTCTGGCGTGGATCAATAATATCAACGGTTATGTACCGGTCAACACCACCATCATGTATTCTGTAGCGTCTGCACTGATCATTCTCGGAGCGCTGTCCCTGGATTCCAAACGTACCGTAACTATTCACAAATGGGTGGATAAACTGGGCGATTCTTCGTATGCGATCATTATCACCAATCTGCCGATGATCATTTTTATCACCAAAATATTCGATGTCCTGAACCTGCATGGTACGATCGGGTACGTTCCGGCGATCCTGTTAACCGGGGTTCTCACAGCCATCGGCGGCATGCTGGTCCATATGTTCATTGAACAGCCTGTTACAAAATACCTGAGCTCCAAGTTCATTGTTAAAAAACAAAAGGTTACAGTGGTCCCGGCTAAGCAGACTGCTTAG
- a CDS encoding ABC transporter ATP-binding protein, whose product MARNRFDVDENLESPFNIKHFRRAMVYIRRKKKPMILAFALSALSAGISLSAPLIMQHVVDVTIPAGAKMELVGWSALMLATIVVSVYLATIRSRIMTSVGQDIILDIRTDLFKHLQDLPFKYYDDRPQGKILIRVVNYVNSVSDVLSNGIINFILEIVNLIFIAIFMFAVDVRLSFVILAGLPVFFGIMMLIKTRQRRAWQAVSNKSSNLNAYLQESISGIGVTQMFSREQHNAGTFTRLAGNFRTEWMKALRYNTLIPFSVDNLNTIVTTMIFLVGLLTLSPENITFGVILAMSNYAARFWQPILNLSNLYNSFINAVAYLERIFETLDEPVTVSDVPDAKALPPVKGRVTFDNVTFAYDPGLNILENISFDVKAGESVALVGPTGAGKTTVVNLISRFYNITGGKLLIDGQDISQVTLKSLRSQMGIMLQDSFIFSGTIMDNIRYGKLDATEEEVIAAAKTVCADEFIREFEHGYMTEVNERGSKLSQGQRQLISFARTLLADPRILILDEATSSIDAKTERLLQKGLNELLKGRTSFIIAHRLSTVKNCDRIMYVANKGIAESGSHDELIERRGLYYRLYTAQKMEA is encoded by the coding sequence ATGGCAAGGAATAGATTCGACGTCGATGAAAATCTGGAGTCGCCGTTTAATATTAAGCATTTCCGGCGGGCGATGGTCTACATCAGACGCAAGAAAAAACCGATGATTCTCGCATTCGCGCTGAGCGCACTTTCGGCGGGAATCTCATTATCCGCTCCGCTGATTATGCAGCATGTGGTCGATGTGACCATTCCGGCAGGCGCCAAAATGGAACTCGTAGGCTGGTCTGCGCTCATGCTTGCAACCATTGTGGTCAGCGTATATCTGGCGACTATCCGCTCGCGGATCATGACCAGTGTAGGCCAGGATATTATCCTTGATATCCGCACCGATCTGTTCAAGCATCTGCAGGATCTGCCGTTCAAATATTACGACGACCGCCCGCAGGGCAAGATCCTGATCCGGGTCGTAAACTATGTCAATTCCGTCTCGGATGTGTTATCCAACGGTATTATCAACTTTATCCTGGAAATAGTGAATCTGATCTTTATCGCCATCTTCATGTTCGCAGTCGATGTAAGGCTATCGTTCGTTATTCTTGCCGGACTGCCTGTGTTCTTCGGAATCATGATGCTGATCAAAACCCGGCAGCGCCGGGCCTGGCAGGCCGTATCCAACAAAAGCTCCAACCTGAACGCTTATCTGCAGGAGAGCATCAGCGGCATCGGCGTTACGCAAATGTTCTCCCGGGAACAGCATAATGCAGGAACCTTTACCCGCCTTGCCGGCAATTTCCGTACAGAATGGATGAAGGCGCTGCGTTATAATACGCTGATCCCGTTCTCTGTCGATAATCTGAATACCATTGTTACGACAATGATCTTCCTGGTAGGTCTGCTGACGCTAAGCCCGGAGAATATAACCTTTGGCGTTATTCTCGCCATGAGTAACTACGCAGCCCGCTTCTGGCAGCCGATTCTGAATCTATCGAACCTTTACAACAGCTTCATTAATGCCGTCGCTTATCTGGAGCGGATCTTTGAAACGCTGGATGAACCGGTTACCGTCAGCGATGTTCCGGATGCCAAGGCACTTCCGCCCGTCAAGGGGCGGGTCACCTTTGACAACGTAACCTTCGCCTATGATCCGGGCCTTAACATTCTGGAGAATATCTCCTTCGATGTCAAAGCCGGAGAAAGTGTCGCCCTGGTTGGACCAACCGGTGCAGGCAAAACAACCGTCGTCAACCTGATCTCCCGCTTCTATAACATTACCGGCGGTAAACTTCTGATCGATGGCCAGGATATCTCTCAAGTGACGCTGAAATCACTGCGCAGCCAGATGGGAATTATGCTGCAGGACAGCTTTATCTTCTCCGGAACGATTATGGATAACATCCGTTACGGCAAGCTGGATGCTACAGAAGAAGAAGTTATTGCGGCGGCCAAAACCGTCTGTGCCGATGAATTTATCCGTGAATTCGAGCATGGCTACATGACAGAGGTCAACGAGCGCGGCTCCAAGCTCTCCCAGGGACAGCGGCAGCTGATCTCGTTCGCCAGAACACTGCTGGCCGATCCGCGCATTCTGATTCTGGACGAAGCCACCTCCTCCATTGATGCCAAGACAGAGCGGCTGCTGCAGAAGGGACTCAATGAACTGCTAAAAGGACGCACGTCGTTCATTATTGCCCACCGGCTGTCCACCGTCAAAAACTGTGACCGCATCATGTATGTCGCGAACAAAGGCATTGCCGAAAGCGGCTCCCATGATGAACTCATTGAACGCCGCGGCCTGTATTACCGTCTGTATACAGCGCAAAAGATGGAAGCCTAG
- a CDS encoding DUF4003 family protein, translated as MNNPYTATIDLFSDNALKMKEAFPWKNAMANRLAALLYAAEGKIIDEGALRSALDLIKENTGVFSSFRGTSGMCIAALLSLSGRQQSLLENTLSVFEMMKDVKFRASDYTVVASYQIAANTAPDQYLHTVERAKAFYNGMKAERRFLTSYDDYIYAAMLGLSDIAVDSGVKRMEQLYAELKPEFFSGNSVQSLTQVLVLGEEAPASAERVLALREAFRARNMRLDKQFTLSSLGVLSLLPVDKDEIVNTVSATYDTLRGKKGFGKWTVLDQELLLLSASLTAFKYVEDVKSGALSTKLSTSITNVVIAQQTAIAAAAAAAAAAAASS; from the coding sequence ATGAATAATCCGTATACGGCAACAATTGACCTGTTCAGTGACAATGCGCTGAAGATGAAAGAAGCCTTCCCCTGGAAGAACGCTATGGCCAACCGTCTGGCCGCACTCCTGTATGCAGCCGAGGGTAAAATAATTGATGAAGGCGCCCTCCGCTCAGCCCTTGATCTGATCAAGGAGAACACCGGCGTGTTCTCTTCGTTCAGAGGAACCTCGGGGATGTGTATTGCTGCCCTGCTCTCGCTTTCAGGCCGGCAGCAGAGCCTGCTTGAGAACACATTGTCGGTCTTTGAGATGATGAAGGATGTTAAATTCCGGGCCTCGGATTATACTGTCGTTGCCTCTTATCAAATTGCTGCGAATACTGCACCGGATCAATATCTGCATACAGTTGAACGGGCCAAAGCCTTCTATAACGGCATGAAAGCCGAACGGCGTTTTCTTACAAGCTACGATGATTATATCTACGCCGCCATGCTTGGCCTTTCCGATATCGCTGTAGACAGCGGTGTGAAACGTATGGAACAGCTCTATGCCGAGCTGAAACCCGAGTTTTTCTCCGGCAACAGCGTGCAGTCTCTTACACAGGTGCTGGTTCTCGGAGAAGAAGCCCCGGCTTCCGCTGAACGGGTACTTGCCCTGCGCGAGGCGTTCCGTGCGCGGAATATGCGTCTTGATAAACAGTTCACCCTCTCTTCCCTTGGCGTACTGTCTCTGCTTCCGGTAGACAAGGACGAAATCGTCAATACGGTTTCCGCGACTTACGATACTTTACGCGGCAAAAAAGGCTTCGGAAAGTGGACGGTTCTCGATCAGGAGCTGCTGCTGCTCTCCGCTTCGCTGACTGCCTTCAAATACGTGGAGGATGTCAAGAGCGGAGCATTATCTACAAAGCTGTCGACCAGCATTACCAATGTTGTCATTGCCCAGCAGACGGCTATTGCTGCGGCAGCGGCTGCAGCCGCAGCGGCGGCCGCTTCCTCTTAA